A genomic region of Streptomyces sp. NBC_00247 contains the following coding sequences:
- the lspA gene encoding signal peptidase II: MAEAERTIETPETPDAPGAGETGPLKPADGTAPGGAGDGAADGDTAAGAADGATAVTGKGRRRLVALFTVAVVAYLLDLVSKTLVVARLEHHDPVEIIGDWLKLEAVRNPGAAFSMGEAFTVVFTVIAAAVIVVIVRLARKLRSLPWAIALGLLLGGALGNLTDRLFRAPGVFKGAVVDFISPAHFAVFNLADSAIVCGGILIVILSFRGLDPDGTVHKD, translated from the coding sequence GTGGCAGAGGCGGAGCGCACCATCGAAACGCCGGAGACTCCCGACGCCCCGGGTGCCGGGGAGACCGGGCCCCTGAAGCCCGCCGACGGCACCGCCCCGGGCGGTGCCGGGGACGGCGCGGCCGACGGCGACACCGCGGCCGGTGCGGCGGACGGCGCCACCGCCGTCACGGGCAAGGGCAGGCGGCGGCTCGTCGCGCTCTTCACCGTGGCCGTCGTGGCCTACCTCCTCGACCTGGTCAGCAAGACGCTCGTCGTCGCGAGACTGGAGCACCACGACCCCGTCGAGATCATCGGCGACTGGCTGAAGCTGGAAGCGGTGCGCAACCCCGGCGCCGCGTTCAGCATGGGCGAGGCCTTCACCGTCGTCTTCACGGTCATCGCCGCGGCGGTGATCGTCGTCATCGTCCGGCTCGCCCGCAAGCTCCGCAGCCTGCCCTGGGCCATCGCCCTCGGCCTGCTGCTCGGCGGGGCGCTCGGCAACCTCACCGACCGCCTCTTCCGCGCTCCGGGCGTCTTCAAGGGCGCGGTGGTGGACTTCATCTCACCGGCCCACTTCGCGGTCTTCAACCTGGCCGACTCCGCCATCGTCTGCGGAGGCATCCTGATCGTGATCCTCTCCTTCCGGGGACTGGACCCGGACGGCACCGTCCACAAGGACTGA
- a CDS encoding DivIVA domain-containing protein produces the protein MPLTPEDVRNKQFTTVRLREGYDEDEVDAFLDEVESELTRLLRENEDLRAKLAAATRAAAQNQQQQAMRKPPEQQQERPGAPVPAAISGPPVQQQPPQMGPPQLPAGPSGHGPQQGQHGPGPQGQHGPGPMQGGPMGGGMGGPMGGPMGHAPQQMQQQMQPMQQMQQPMQQMQQPGQGPGGDSAARVLSLAQQTADQAIAEARSEANKIVGEARSRAEGLERDARAKADALERDAQEKHRVAMGSLESARATLERKVEDLRGFEREYRTRLKSYLESQLRQLETQADDSLAPPRSPAAASLPPSPSLAPAGAGAMGHGMGAGNHGGPSMGGNPSMGPGPSFGGQQQMSPAMTQPMAPVRPQAPQPMQQAPSPMRGFLIDEDDN, from the coding sequence ATGCCGCTGACCCCCGAGGACGTGCGGAACAAGCAGTTCACGACCGTCCGCCTCCGAGAAGGCTATGACGAGGACGAGGTCGATGCCTTCCTCGACGAGGTCGAGTCCGAGCTGACGCGACTGCTGCGCGAGAACGAGGATCTGCGCGCCAAGCTGGCCGCCGCGACGCGAGCCGCCGCGCAGAACCAGCAGCAGCAGGCCATGCGCAAGCCCCCGGAGCAGCAGCAGGAGAGGCCCGGGGCTCCCGTGCCCGCCGCCATATCGGGTCCGCCGGTCCAGCAGCAGCCCCCGCAGATGGGTCCGCCGCAGCTGCCCGCCGGTCCCAGTGGCCACGGCCCCCAGCAGGGTCAGCACGGCCCCGGTCCGCAGGGCCAGCACGGTCCCGGTCCGATGCAGGGCGGCCCCATGGGCGGCGGGATGGGTGGCCCCATGGGTGGACCCATGGGCCATGCCCCGCAGCAGATGCAGCAGCAGATGCAGCCCATGCAGCAGATGCAGCAGCCCATGCAGCAGATGCAGCAGCCCGGCCAGGGCCCCGGTGGCGACAGTGCCGCCCGTGTCCTCTCGCTGGCGCAGCAGACCGCCGACCAGGCGATCGCGGAGGCCCGTTCCGAGGCCAACAAGATCGTCGGTGAGGCGCGCAGCCGCGCCGAGGGGCTGGAGCGCGACGCGCGGGCGAAGGCCGACGCGCTGGAGCGGGACGCGCAGGAGAAGCACCGCGTGGCGATGGGCTCGCTGGAGTCGGCCCGCGCGACGCTCGAGCGCAAGGTCGAGGACCTGCGTGGCTTCGAGCGCGAGTACCGCACCCGCCTGAAGTCGTACCTGGAGAGCCAGCTGCGTCAGCTGGAGACCCAGGCCGACGACTCGCTGGCTCCGCCGCGGAGCCCGGCGGCCGCGTCGCTGCCGCCGTCGCCCTCGCTGGCTCCGGCCGGTGCCGGTGCGATGGGCCACGGCATGGGCGCCGGCAACCACGGCGGCCCGTCGATGGGTGGCAACCCGTCCATGGGTCCCGGACCGTCCTTCGGTGGGCAGCAGCAGATGTCGCCCGCGATGACGCAGCCGATGGCACCGGTGCGGCCGCAGGCGCCGCAGCCGATGCAGCAGGCTCCGTCGCCGATGCGCGGGTTCCTCATCGACGAGGACGACAACTGA
- a CDS encoding TraR/DksA family transcriptional regulator, with amino-acid sequence MVAKKTVRRTSSAASPDAADDGTSAGSGEDTASGAEAGGGATGSEAAATRPAKKTAAKKTAAKKAAARKTAAAKTPAKKSAARTTTAKQAEPAATEAADAAQQTGEQTVAAKKTAARAASGGPSASAVPQARVATVPGELAVRPGEDPWTPEEVAEARAELTGEATRLRTELEASGAALAGLMRDSGDGAGDDEADTGTKNITREHELSLAAHAQETLEQTERALARMDAGTYGLCEVCGKPIGKARMQAFPRATLCVEDKQKQERRG; translated from the coding sequence ATGGTGGCGAAGAAGACCGTCCGACGGACGTCGTCAGCGGCATCCCCGGACGCGGCGGACGACGGGACGTCCGCCGGGAGCGGGGAGGACACCGCGAGCGGCGCGGAAGCCGGGGGCGGCGCGACGGGGTCGGAGGCGGCCGCGACGAGACCAGCGAAGAAGACGGCCGCCAAGAAGACGGCCGCCAAGAAGGCCGCCGCCAGGAAGACGGCCGCCGCGAAGACCCCGGCGAAGAAAAGCGCGGCCCGCACGACCACGGCGAAGCAGGCCGAACCAGCGGCCACGGAGGCGGCCGACGCCGCCCAGCAGACAGGAGAGCAGACGGTGGCAGCCAAGAAGACCGCGGCCAGGGCCGCGTCCGGCGGACCGAGCGCGAGCGCGGTGCCCCAGGCACGCGTGGCGACCGTACCCGGAGAGCTGGCCGTCCGGCCGGGGGAGGACCCCTGGACGCCGGAGGAGGTCGCCGAGGCGCGGGCGGAACTCACCGGCGAGGCCACCCGGCTCCGCACCGAGCTGGAAGCCTCCGGGGCGGCCCTCGCGGGGCTGATGCGCGACTCCGGCGACGGTGCCGGTGACGACGAGGCCGACACCGGCACCAAGAACATCACCCGCGAGCACGAACTCTCGCTCGCCGCCCACGCCCAGGAGACCCTGGAGCAGACCGAACGTGCCCTGGCCCGCATGGACGCCGGGACCTACGGCCTCTGCGAGGTGTGCGGCAAACCCATCGGCAAGGCACGCATGCAGGCGTTCCCCCGGGCCACCCTCTGCGTGGAGGACAAGCAGAAGCAGGAGAGACGCGGCTGA
- a CDS encoding YggS family pyridoxal phosphate-dependent enzyme — MTDRSKELADNLARVEERIASACAAAGRSRDEVTLIVVTKTYPASDVRILHGLGVRQVAENRDQDAAPKAADCSDLSLTWHFVGQLQTNKVRSVTRYADVVQSIDRIKLVSALSTAAAGERESELGCLIQVALDAGDGERGERGGVAPEGVEALAAAVAAAPGLRLDGLMTVAPLAGPYAGRQRAAFGRLMEISSRLRRDHPAANMVSAGMSSDLEDAVAAGATHVRVGTAVLGVRPRLG, encoded by the coding sequence ATGACGGACCGCAGCAAGGAACTCGCCGACAACCTGGCGCGGGTGGAGGAACGTATCGCCTCCGCCTGTGCCGCGGCCGGCCGGTCGCGGGACGAGGTCACGCTCATCGTGGTCACCAAGACCTATCCCGCGAGCGACGTGCGGATCCTGCACGGACTCGGTGTGCGTCAGGTGGCCGAGAACCGGGACCAGGACGCTGCGCCCAAGGCCGCGGACTGTTCGGATCTGTCGCTTACTTGGCACTTTGTCGGTCAGCTTCAGACCAACAAGGTTCGTTCAGTGACGCGTTATGCCGATGTGGTGCAGTCGATCGACCGGATCAAGCTCGTTTCCGCACTCTCCACGGCTGCCGCCGGAGAGCGGGAGAGTGAACTCGGCTGTCTGATCCAGGTCGCCCTCGACGCCGGCGACGGTGAGCGCGGCGAGCGGGGCGGAGTGGCTCCCGAGGGTGTGGAAGCGCTGGCCGCCGCGGTGGCGGCGGCGCCCGGACTCCGGCTCGACGGCCTGATGACGGTCGCGCCGCTCGCCGGTCCGTACGCGGGACGGCAACGGGCCGCCTTCGGGCGGCTGATGGAAATCTCATCCCGGCTGCGCAGGGACCATCCGGCTGCGAACATGGTCTCCGCGGGGATGAGTTCGGATCTTGAGGACGCCGTCGCGGCCGGAGCGACACATGTACGCGTCGGTACTGCGGTACTCGGAGTCCGACCCCGGCTCGGGTAA
- a CDS encoding cell division protein FtsQ/DivIB → MAGPTTAQRGSGQQADTPARAPHAGPGRGGVARRRMLVLGAAGAALLAGGVAWALWGSSWLRLEQVGVSGTGVLSPAEVEAAAAAPVGSPLIAVDTDSLEQRLRRKLPRIDTVDVTRSWPHGIDIEVTERKPVLLLKKGAKFTEVDAEGVRFATVDKAPERVPLLELSPDRSASLRRFGGDRLLREAVSVAGDLPAAVARVTEAVRVTSYDSISLKLTGGREVIWGSGEQGAVKAKVLTALMKAAPKAGHFDVSAPTAPASSKS, encoded by the coding sequence GTGGCCGGACCGACGACCGCCCAGCGCGGTTCAGGGCAGCAGGCGGACACCCCGGCGCGCGCGCCGCACGCCGGCCCCGGAAGGGGCGGGGTCGCCCGCCGCAGGATGCTGGTCCTCGGTGCGGCCGGGGCCGCCCTGCTCGCGGGGGGCGTGGCCTGGGCGCTGTGGGGGTCCTCCTGGCTCCGGCTGGAGCAGGTCGGCGTCAGCGGGACCGGCGTCCTCTCCCCGGCCGAGGTGGAAGCGGCGGCGGCGGCTCCGGTCGGCTCGCCGCTGATCGCCGTGGACACCGACTCCCTGGAGCAGCGGCTGCGGCGGAAACTCCCCCGAATCGACACCGTGGACGTCACGCGTTCCTGGCCGCACGGAATCGACATCGAGGTGACCGAGCGAAAGCCGGTCCTTCTACTGAAAAAAGGCGCAAAGTTCACCGAAGTAGACGCCGAGGGCGTGCGGTTCGCGACCGTGGACAAAGCGCCCGAAAGGGTTCCACTGCTGGAATTGTCGCCCGATCGTTCCGCAAGTCTGCGCCGTTTCGGCGGTGACCGTCTGTTGCGGGAGGCGGTCTCGGTCGCCGGCGACCTTCCCGCCGCCGTCGCCCGTGTCACCGAGGCGGTGCGGGTGACCTCGTACGATTCGATCTCGCTGAAGCTGACGGGGGGACGCGAAGTGATCTGGGGCAGTGGTGAACAGGGCGCGGTGAAGGCGAAAGTGCTCACCGCCCTGATGAAAGCCGCACCCAAAGCGGGACACTTCGACGTCAGTGCGCCCACCGCTCCTGCCTCTTCGAAGAGTTGA
- a CDS encoding YggT family protein, which yields MGVALDVVSVALMCFLIVLIFRLVMDYVFQFARSWEPGKPMVVVLEATYTVTDPPLKLLRRLIPPLRLGGVALDLSFFVLMIIVYILIELFKWLASSV from the coding sequence ATGGGCGTCGCACTCGATGTGGTCAGCGTCGCGCTGATGTGTTTCCTCATCGTGCTGATCTTCCGGCTGGTCATGGACTACGTCTTCCAGTTCGCGCGCTCATGGGAGCCGGGCAAGCCGATGGTGGTGGTTCTCGAGGCCACTTACACGGTCACCGATCCACCACTCAAGCTCCTGCGGCGGTTGATCCCGCCGCTGCGTCTCGGGGGCGTGGCACTCGACCTGTCCTTCTTCGTTCTGATGATCATCGTCTACATCCTGATCGAGCTGTTCAAGTGGCTTGCGAGCAGCGTGTGA
- a CDS encoding cell division protein SepF, with amino-acid sequence MAGAMRKMAVYLGLVEDDGYDGPGFDPDDEFEPEPEPERDRRRHQPAHQVERERERDEPVRVVQPPAPREPVQLPVDSVRPARIAPVASITPERPNLEKNAPVIMPKVVSEREPYRITTLHPRTYNEARTIGEHFREGTPVIMNLTEMDDTDAKRLVDFAAGLVFGLHGSIERVTQKVFLLSPANVDVTAEDKARIAEGGFFNQS; translated from the coding sequence ATGGCCGGCGCGATGCGCAAGATGGCGGTCTACCTCGGCCTCGTGGAGGACGATGGGTACGACGGTCCGGGGTTCGACCCCGACGATGAATTCGAACCCGAGCCGGAGCCCGAGCGGGACCGGCGCAGGCATCAGCCCGCGCACCAGGTGGAGCGGGAGCGCGAAAGGGACGAACCGGTACGAGTGGTGCAACCCCCCGCACCGCGCGAGCCAGTTCAGCTCCCCGTCGACAGTGTGCGACCCGCCCGGATCGCACCCGTGGCATCCATCACACCTGAACGCCCCAACCTGGAGAAGAACGCACCCGTGATCATGCCCAAGGTCGTCTCCGAGCGGGAGCCGTACCGCATCACCACGTTGCACCCCCGGACCTACAACGAGGCCCGTACCATCGGGGAACACTTCCGTGAGGGCACCCCGGTGATCATGAATCTCACGGAGATGGACGACACGGATGCAAAGCGACTTGTCGACTTTGCCGCGGGACTCGTCTTCGGGCTTCATGGCAGCATTGAGCGCGTGACGCAGAAGGTGTTCCTGTTGTCGCCTGCTAACGTCGATGTCACGGCGGAGGACAAGGCCCGTATTGCGGAGGGCGGGTTCTTCAACCAGAGCTGA
- the ileS gene encoding isoleucine--tRNA ligase, with the protein MTSPQYRPVPAQVDLPALEHDVLDFWRDGKVFAKSLEQSEGRPEWVFYEGPPTANGMPGAHHIEARVFKDVFPRFRTMQGYHVGRKAGWDCHGLPVELAVEKELGFNGKKDIEAYGIAEFNAKCRESVTRHTDAFSDLTTRMGYWVDMDDAYRTMDPEYVDSVWWSLKKIFDKDLLVQSHRVAPWCPRCGTGLSDHELAQGYETVVDPSVFVRFPLTSGPLAGRAALLVWTTTPWTLVSNTAVAVHPDVEYVVASDGEERLVVARPLVEKALGEGWELTGESFTGREMERWTYERPFDLVAFPAEAHYVVNAEYVTTEDGTGLVHQSPAFGADDLLVCKAYGLPVVNPVRPDGTFEEDLPLVGGLFFKKADETLTEDLAARGKLFRHVPYEHSYPHCWRCHTALLYYAQPSWYIRTTAVKDRLLAENEKTNWFPDSVKNGRFGDWLNNNVDWALSRNRYWGTPLPIWRCEDGHLTCVGSRAELSELTGSDQSDLDPHRPFVDAITFTCTEDDCRLEAYRVPEVIDAWYDSGSMPFAQWGYPYKNKDVFESRYPAQFISEAIDQTRGWFYTLMAVGTLVFDQSSYENVVCLGHILAEDGRKMSKHLGNTLDPIPLMDQHGADAVRWFMAAGGSPWAARRVGHGTIQEVVRKTLLTYWNTVAFQALYARTSQWAPSAADPAPADRTVLDRWLLSELNALVGEVTTALDGFDTQRAGKLLSSFVDDLSNWYVRRSRRRFWQGDKAALRTLHEVVETVTRLMAPLTPFITERVWQDLVVPVTPDAPESVHLSSWPVADASAVDPALSTQMALVRRLVELGRATRAESGVKTRQPLSRALVAAAGFETLSADLHAQITEELNVSSLASLSEVGGSLVDTTAKANFRALGKRFGKGVQAVAKAVANANAAALSQALREGTASVEVDGETVSLTPDEVIITETPREGWSVASDSGATVALDLEITPELRRAGLARDAIRLIQEARKNSGLDVADRIAVRWTSGSAATVEALTEHAPLIADEVLALDYAQGDADDSYGTPFEDEGLGLSFRLRKH; encoded by the coding sequence ATGACATCGCCGCAGTACCGCCCGGTCCCCGCTCAGGTCGACCTGCCCGCGCTGGAGCACGACGTGCTCGACTTCTGGCGCGACGGCAAGGTCTTCGCCAAGAGCCTCGAACAGTCCGAAGGCCGCCCCGAGTGGGTCTTCTACGAGGGTCCGCCGACCGCCAACGGCATGCCCGGCGCCCACCACATCGAAGCCCGTGTCTTCAAGGACGTCTTTCCGCGCTTCCGCACGATGCAGGGCTACCACGTCGGCCGGAAGGCCGGCTGGGACTGCCACGGCCTGCCCGTCGAGCTCGCGGTCGAGAAGGAGCTGGGCTTCAACGGCAAGAAGGACATCGAGGCGTACGGCATCGCCGAGTTCAACGCCAAGTGCCGTGAGTCCGTGACCCGCCACACCGACGCCTTCTCCGACCTGACGACCCGCATGGGGTACTGGGTCGACATGGACGACGCGTACCGGACGATGGACCCGGAGTACGTCGACTCCGTCTGGTGGTCGCTGAAGAAGATCTTCGACAAGGACCTGCTGGTCCAGTCGCACCGCGTCGCCCCCTGGTGCCCGCGCTGCGGCACCGGCCTCTCGGACCACGAGCTCGCGCAGGGGTACGAGACGGTCGTCGACCCGTCGGTCTTCGTCCGCTTCCCCCTCACCTCCGGCCCGCTGGCCGGCCGGGCGGCGCTGCTGGTGTGGACGACCACCCCGTGGACGCTGGTCTCCAACACCGCCGTCGCCGTCCACCCCGACGTCGAGTACGTCGTGGCGTCGGACGGCGAGGAGCGTCTCGTCGTGGCGCGCCCGCTGGTGGAGAAGGCGCTCGGCGAGGGCTGGGAGCTCACCGGCGAGTCCTTCACCGGCCGGGAGATGGAGCGCTGGACCTACGAGCGCCCCTTCGACCTGGTCGCGTTCCCGGCCGAGGCGCACTACGTCGTCAACGCCGAGTACGTCACCACCGAGGACGGTACGGGCCTGGTCCACCAGTCCCCCGCGTTCGGCGCCGACGACCTCCTGGTCTGCAAGGCGTACGGTCTGCCGGTGGTCAACCCGGTGCGCCCGGACGGTACGTTCGAGGAGGACCTGCCGCTGGTCGGCGGGCTCTTCTTCAAGAAGGCCGACGAGACCCTCACCGAGGACCTGGCCGCCCGGGGCAAGCTCTTCCGCCACGTTCCGTACGAGCACAGCTACCCGCACTGCTGGCGCTGCCACACCGCGCTGCTCTACTACGCGCAGCCGTCCTGGTACATCCGCACGACCGCCGTCAAGGACCGTCTCCTCGCGGAGAACGAGAAGACGAACTGGTTCCCCGACTCGGTGAAGAACGGCCGCTTCGGCGACTGGCTGAACAACAACGTCGACTGGGCCCTCTCGCGCAACCGCTACTGGGGCACCCCGCTGCCGATCTGGCGCTGCGAGGACGGCCACCTCACCTGTGTCGGCTCGCGCGCCGAACTGTCCGAGCTGACCGGCAGCGACCAGTCGGACCTCGACCCGCACCGCCCGTTCGTCGACGCGATCACGTTCACCTGCACCGAGGACGACTGCCGGCTGGAGGCGTACCGCGTCCCCGAGGTCATCGACGCCTGGTACGACTCGGGTTCGATGCCGTTCGCGCAGTGGGGCTACCCGTACAAGAACAAGGACGTCTTCGAGAGCCGCTACCCGGCGCAGTTCATCTCCGAGGCCATCGACCAGACACGTGGCTGGTTCTACACGCTGATGGCGGTCGGCACCCTCGTCTTCGACCAGTCCTCCTACGAGAACGTCGTCTGCCTCGGCCACATCCTCGCCGAGGACGGCCGGAAGATGTCCAAGCACCTGGGCAACACCCTCGACCCGATCCCGCTGATGGACCAGCACGGCGCCGACGCGGTGCGCTGGTTCATGGCGGCGGGCGGCTCCCCGTGGGCGGCCCGGCGGGTCGGCCACGGCACCATCCAGGAGGTCGTCCGCAAGACGCTCCTGACGTACTGGAACACGGTCGCCTTCCAGGCGCTGTACGCCCGTACGTCCCAGTGGGCGCCCTCGGCGGCCGACCCGGCGCCGGCGGACCGCACGGTCCTGGATCGCTGGCTGCTGAGCGAACTCAACGCCCTGGTGGGCGAGGTGACCACCGCGCTGGACGGCTTCGACACCCAGCGGGCGGGCAAGCTGCTCTCCTCGTTCGTCGACGACCTGTCCAACTGGTACGTCCGCCGCTCGCGCCGCCGCTTCTGGCAGGGCGACAAGGCGGCGCTGCGCACGCTGCACGAGGTCGTCGAGACGGTGACCCGGCTGATGGCCCCGCTGACCCCGTTCATCACCGAGCGGGTCTGGCAGGACCTGGTGGTCCCGGTGACGCCGGACGCCCCCGAGTCGGTGCACCTCTCCTCGTGGCCGGTGGCCGACGCCTCGGCGGTCGACCCCGCGCTCTCCACGCAGATGGCGCTGGTGCGCCGGCTGGTGGAGCTCGGCCGGGCCACCCGCGCCGAGTCCGGCGTGAAGACCCGCCAGCCGTTGTCCCGCGCGCTGGTCGCGGCGGCCGGCTTCGAGACGCTCTCCGCCGATCTGCACGCGCAGATCACCGAGGAGCTGAACGTCTCCTCGCTGGCCTCGCTCTCCGAGGTGGGGGGCTCGCTGGTCGACACGACGGCGAAGGCCAACTTCCGCGCGCTGGGCAAGCGTTTCGGCAAGGGCGTGCAGGCGGTCGCCAAGGCGGTCGCGAACGCCAACGCCGCCGCGCTGTCGCAGGCGCTGCGCGAGGGCACCGCGTCGGTCGAGGTGGACGGCGAAACGGTCTCGCTGACGCCGGACGAGGTCATCATCACGGAGACCCCGCGCGAGGGCTGGTCGGTGGCGTCCGACTCGGGCGCCACGGTCGCCCTGGACCTGGAGATCACCCCGGAGCTGCGCCGCGCGGGCCTCGCCCGTGACGCGATCCGACTGATCCAGGAGGCCCGCAAGAACAGCGGCCTGGACGTGGCGGACCGGATCGCGGTGCGCTGGACGTCCGGCTCGGCCGCCACGGTGGAGGCGCTCACCGAGCACGCCCCGCTGATCGCGGACGAGGTACTCGCCCTGGACTACGCGCAGGGCGACGCGGACGACTCGTACGGCACCCCGTTCGAGGACGAGGGTCTGGGCTTGAGCTTCCGTCTCCGCAAGCACTGA
- the ftsZ gene encoding cell division protein FtsZ, which yields MAAPQNYLAVIKVIGVGGGGVNAINRMIEVGLKGVEFIAINTDAQALLMSDADVKLDVGRELTRGLGAGANPAVGRKAAEDHREEIEEVLKGADMVFVTAGEGGGTGTGGAPVVANIARSLGALTIGVVTRPFTFEGRRRANQAEDGIAELREEVDTLIVIPNDRLLSISDRQVSVLDAFKSADQVLLSGVQGITDLITTPGLINLDFADVKSVMSEAGSALMGIGSARGDDRAVAAAEMAISSPLLEASIDGARGVLLSISGGSDLGLFEINEAAQLVSEAAHPEANIIFGAVIDDALGDEVRVTVIAAGFDGGQPPARRENVIGAGAAKREEPAPPARPEPVRHSAGLGSVPVREEAPAPVEAAPVTNDGSLPPVSPPHVPTARPYQDTQAEELDVPDFLK from the coding sequence GTGGCAGCACCGCAGAACTACCTCGCAGTCATCAAGGTCATCGGTGTCGGCGGCGGTGGTGTCAATGCCATCAACCGAATGATCGAGGTCGGTCTCAAAGGCGTCGAGTTCATCGCGATCAACACGGACGCGCAAGCCCTGTTGATGAGCGACGCCGACGTCAAGCTCGACGTCGGCCGTGAACTCACGCGGGGACTCGGCGCCGGGGCCAACCCGGCAGTCGGTCGCAAGGCGGCAGAGGACCACCGTGAAGAGATCGAGGAGGTCCTCAAGGGGGCCGACATGGTCTTCGTCACCGCAGGAGAGGGCGGCGGCACCGGCACCGGCGGCGCACCCGTCGTCGCCAACATCGCTCGCTCGCTGGGCGCCCTGACGATCGGTGTGGTCACCCGCCCGTTCACCTTCGAGGGCCGTCGGCGCGCGAACCAGGCGGAGGACGGCATCGCCGAGCTCCGCGAAGAGGTCGACACCCTCATCGTCATTCCCAACGACCGGCTGCTGTCCATCTCGGACCGCCAGGTGAGCGTGCTCGACGCGTTCAAGTCGGCCGACCAGGTGCTGCTCTCGGGTGTCCAGGGCATCACCGACCTCATCACCACCCCCGGCCTCATCAACCTCGACTTCGCCGACGTCAAGTCGGTCATGTCCGAGGCGGGTTCGGCGCTCATGGGCATCGGTTCGGCCCGCGGCGACGACCGCGCGGTGGCGGCGGCCGAGATGGCGATCTCCTCGCCCCTCCTGGAGGCGTCCATCGACGGCGCCCGCGGCGTGCTGCTCTCCATCTCCGGTGGCAGCGACCTCGGTCTCTTCGAGATCAACGAGGCCGCCCAACTGGTGAGCGAGGCGGCGCACCCGGAGGCGAACATCATCTTCGGCGCGGTCATCGACGACGCGCTCGGCGACGAGGTGCGGGTCACCGTGATCGCCGCGGGCTTCGACGGCGGCCAGCCGCCGGCCCGCCGCGAGAACGTGATCGGCGCCGGTGCCGCCAAGCGCGAGGAGCCCGCCCCGCCGGCCCGGCCCGAGCCCGTCCGCCACTCGGCCGGACTCGGTTCCGTGCCGGTCCGCGAGGAAGCCCCTGCCCCGGTCGAGGCCGCGCCGGTCACGAACGACGGCTCGCTGCCGCCGGTCTCCCCGCCGCACGTGCCGACGGCTCGTCCCTACCAGGACACCCAGGCCGAAGAGCTGGACGTACCGGACTTCCTGAAGTGA
- the pgeF gene encoding peptidoglycan editing factor PgeF has product MDRHHSGPAATAGPALTAVPAADPSGGAGAHFAFTDRWGGVSTGPYGSLNLGGAVGDDPAAVVANRARAAGALGLDPERVVWMNQVHGRAVAVVDGPWGPGREIPAVDALVTRRRALPLAVLTADCVPVLLADPVAGVVAAAHAGRPGLVAGVVPAAVEAMLALGADASRIVARTGPAVCGGCYEVPAAMRDEVAETVPAARAETRWGTPAVDVVAGVHSQLDALGVRDVRRSPFCTRESDDHFSYRRDRTTGRLAGYVWLDGPLEEGHRDGEDHQDDEGTA; this is encoded by the coding sequence ATAGACCGGCACCACTCGGGACCCGCGGCCACCGCGGGTCCCGCTCTCACAGCGGTACCCGCAGCGGACCCGTCCGGCGGCGCCGGTGCCCACTTCGCCTTCACCGACCGGTGGGGCGGGGTGAGCACCGGTCCGTACGGGTCGCTGAACCTCGGCGGCGCGGTCGGAGACGACCCCGCCGCCGTGGTCGCGAACAGGGCCCGTGCGGCCGGCGCTCTCGGGCTCGACCCGGAGCGGGTCGTCTGGATGAACCAGGTGCACGGCCGTGCGGTCGCCGTGGTCGACGGGCCCTGGGGCCCGGGCCGCGAGATCCCGGCGGTGGACGCGCTGGTGACCCGCCGTCGGGCGCTGCCGCTCGCCGTGCTCACCGCGGACTGCGTCCCGGTCCTGCTGGCCGACCCCGTCGCCGGGGTCGTCGCGGCGGCGCACGCGGGTCGCCCCGGTCTCGTCGCCGGAGTCGTCCCCGCGGCCGTGGAGGCGATGCTCGCCCTCGGCGCCGACGCTTCCCGGATCGTCGCCCGCACCGGACCTGCGGTCTGCGGCGGTTGCTACGAGGTCCCGGCCGCGATGCGGGACGAGGTCGCCGAGACCGTCCCCGCGGCCCGGGCGGAGACCCGGTGGGGCACGCCGGCGGTGGACGTCGTCGCCGGGGTCCACTCCCAGCTCGACGCTCTCGGCGTGCGGGACGTGCGGCGTTCGCCGTTCTGCACGCGGGAGTCGGACGACCACTTCTCGTACCGGCGCGACCGCACCACCGGACGACTCGCCGGATACGTCTGGCTGGACGGGCCGCTCGAAGAGGGCCACCGGGACGGCGAGGACCACCAGGACGACGAGGGAACGGCATGA